One part of the Chlamydiota bacterium genome encodes these proteins:
- the gatA gene encoding Asp-tRNA(Asn)/Glu-tRNA(Gln) amidotransferase subunit GatA: MELTDLTVSEAAAAVRKRDCSSRELTAACLARIAAADGAVHAFIERCEESALKEADAADRRLASGEAPGRIEGVPIGLKDNLCVEGRVAGCASKSLEGFAAPYTATAVERLRREGAVLLGRLNMDEFAMGSSTENSCHGVTRNPWDTERVPGGSSGGAAAAVAAREIPAALGSDTGGSVRQPAAFCGVAGLKPTYGRVSRYGLIAFASSLDQIGPIARSVRDIALLLEIIGGRDPRDSTSVDVPVAGLSGQLEAGLAGMRLGVPREYFIEGMDAEVRAAVEAAIARMQALGAETVELNLPHTGYAVAAQYIIATAEASSNLARFDGVLYGYRASRPADLLEMYERTKSEGFGDEVKRRVMLGTHVLSSGYYDAYYRKAQKARTLMKEDFEKAFQRCDMIATPVTPTAAFRLGEKTADPLRMYLSDIFTISANLAGVPALSIPCGFTSGGLPVGLQLLGRPFGEAEIFRAAHAYERATEWHTRKPPV; this comes from the coding sequence GTGGAACTGACGGATCTGACGGTTTCGGAGGCGGCTGCGGCGGTGCGGAAACGGGACTGCTCCTCCCGCGAGCTCACCGCCGCCTGTCTCGCGCGCATCGCCGCGGCCGACGGCGCCGTCCATGCGTTCATCGAGCGCTGCGAGGAGAGCGCCCTGAAGGAGGCGGACGCCGCGGACAGGCGCCTCGCCTCCGGCGAGGCGCCCGGACGGATCGAGGGGGTCCCGATCGGCCTGAAGGACAACCTCTGCGTGGAGGGGAGGGTCGCCGGGTGCGCGTCGAAAAGCCTGGAGGGGTTCGCCGCCCCGTACACCGCCACCGCGGTCGAACGCCTCCGCCGCGAGGGGGCGGTGCTCCTCGGCCGGCTGAACATGGACGAGTTCGCGATGGGCTCCTCCACGGAGAACTCCTGCCACGGCGTGACGAGGAACCCGTGGGACACGGAGCGGGTGCCGGGGGGGTCGAGCGGCGGCGCGGCCGCGGCGGTCGCCGCCCGTGAAATCCCGGCCGCCCTCGGCTCCGACACGGGCGGCTCCGTCCGCCAGCCGGCGGCCTTCTGCGGCGTCGCGGGCCTCAAGCCCACCTACGGGCGCGTCTCCCGCTACGGTCTGATCGCCTTCGCCTCCTCCCTCGACCAGATCGGGCCTATCGCCCGAAGCGTGCGCGACATCGCCCTGCTCCTGGAGATCATCGGGGGGCGCGACCCGCGCGACTCGACCTCCGTCGACGTCCCCGTCGCCGGTCTCTCCGGCCAACTCGAGGCCGGCCTCGCGGGGATGCGCCTCGGCGTCCCGCGTGAGTACTTCATCGAGGGGATGGATGCGGAGGTGCGGGCGGCGGTCGAGGCCGCGATCGCCCGGATGCAGGCCCTCGGCGCCGAGACGGTGGAGCTGAACCTGCCCCACACCGGCTACGCCGTCGCCGCCCAGTACATCATCGCCACCGCCGAGGCGAGCTCGAACCTCGCCCGCTTCGACGGCGTCCTGTACGGGTACCGCGCCTCGCGCCCGGCGGACCTCCTCGAGATGTACGAGCGCACGAAGTCCGAGGGGTTCGGCGACGAGGTGAAGCGCCGGGTGATGCTCGGCACGCACGTCCTCAGCTCCGGCTACTACGACGCCTACTACCGTAAAGCCCAGAAGGCGCGCACGCTCATGAAGGAGGACTTCGAGAAGGCGTTCCAGCGATGCGACATGATCGCCACCCCGGTCACGCCGACGGCGGCGTTCAGGCTCGGGGAGAAGACGGCCGACCCGCTCCGGATGTACCTCTCGGACATCTTCACCATCTCCGCCAATCTGGCCGGCGTCCCCGCCCTCTCGATCCCCTGCGGCTTCACCTCCGGCGGCCTTCCGGTCGGCCTCCAGCTCCTCGGCCGCCCGTTCGGCGAGGCGGAGATCTTCAGGGCGGCGCACGCCTACGAGCGCGCCACGGAGTGGCACACGAGAAAGCCGCCGGTATGA
- a CDS encoding VOC family protein, with translation MRFTHVNIIAADWDALARFYEDIFGCVRIPPERRISDPWLTRGTGVPGASLRGLKLTLPGCGADGPLLEIFQFSEEEEKHPPRANRRGFGHLAFEVEDVAGTLARIVAGGGSALGEVTAHEDERGRFTFVFAADPEGNVVELTNWRPRAS, from the coding sequence GTGAGATTCACGCACGTCAATATCATCGCGGCGGATTGGGACGCCCTCGCCCGGTTCTACGAGGATATCTTCGGCTGCGTCCGGATCCCGCCCGAGCGCCGGATCTCCGACCCGTGGCTCACGCGGGGGACCGGCGTGCCGGGGGCGAGTTTGCGCGGGCTGAAGCTGACGCTCCCGGGCTGCGGCGCAGACGGGCCGCTCCTGGAGATCTTCCAGTTCTCCGAGGAGGAGGAGAAGCACCCCCCGCGGGCGAACCGGCGGGGGTTCGGCCACCTCGCCTTCGAGGTCGAAGACGTCGCGGGCACGCTCGCACGGATCGTCGCGGGCGGCGGATCCGCGCTCGGGGAGGTGACCGCCCACGAGGACGAACGGGGGAGGTTCACCTTCGTCTTCGCGGCCGACCCCGAGGGGAACGTGGTCGAACTGACGAACTGGCGCCCGCGCGCCTCGTAG
- a CDS encoding acetyl-CoA carboxylase carboxyltransferase subunit beta, producing MRFFSTQIKVKKRDIPAGLWMKCKSCGEMVTRQEVATNLQTCPKCDYLYPLPAWQRIRSIFAEGEFFETDPEMRPTDPLRFVDTLPYPKRQAIAEKKAGIPEAIVTGVGSLAGYGTAFAAMDFPYMGGSMGSVVGEKITRLTELALRVRLPLIIVSASGGARMQEGALSLMQLVKTSAALARFASEGLPYISVMTNPTTGGTTASFASLGDIIIAEPGALIGFAGPRVIKQTIQQELPEGFQTAEFLIAHGMVDMIVGRRELKGALAELLGMFGAPSFSPAMVPPDARGSGAAGEG from the coding sequence ATGAGATTCTTCTCCACGCAGATCAAGGTCAAGAAGCGCGACATCCCGGCCGGGCTCTGGATGAAGTGCAAGAGCTGCGGCGAGATGGTCACGCGCCAGGAGGTCGCGACCAACCTCCAGACCTGCCCGAAATGCGACTACCTCTACCCGCTCCCGGCGTGGCAGCGGATACGCAGCATCTTCGCCGAGGGGGAGTTCTTCGAGACGGACCCGGAGATGCGCCCCACCGACCCGCTCCGGTTCGTCGACACCCTCCCGTACCCGAAACGCCAGGCGATCGCCGAGAAGAAGGCGGGGATCCCGGAGGCGATCGTGACCGGCGTCGGGTCCCTCGCCGGGTACGGCACCGCCTTCGCGGCGATGGACTTCCCGTACATGGGGGGGAGCATGGGCTCGGTCGTCGGCGAGAAGATCACCCGGCTGACGGAGCTCGCCCTCCGGGTTCGTCTGCCCCTGATCATTGTCTCCGCCTCGGGCGGCGCCCGGATGCAGGAGGGGGCGCTCAGTTTGATGCAGCTCGTCAAGACCAGTGCCGCCCTCGCTCGGTTCGCCTCGGAGGGGCTCCCCTATATCTCGGTGATGACGAACCCGACCACCGGCGGGACCACCGCCTCGTTCGCCTCGCTCGGCGACATCATCATCGCGGAGCCGGGCGCCCTGATCGGGTTCGCGGGGCCGCGGGTCATCAAGCAGACGATCCAGCAGGAACTCCCCGAGGGGTTCCAGACCGCCGAGTTTCTGATCGCGCACGGGATGGTCGACATGATCGTCGGGCGCAGGGAGCTCAAGGGGGCGCTTGCCGAGCTCCTCGGGATGTTCGGCGCGCCCTCCTTCTCGCCTGCGATGGTGCCGCCGGACGCCCGGGGCAGCGGGGCGGCCGGGGAGGGGTGA
- a CDS encoding sugar kinase, whose translation MSILVVGSVALDTVETPFGRRERALGGSATFFSVSASFFAPVNLVAVVGKDFPKEHVEFLKSRKINTRGLKVLDGETFHWIGSYKYDMNEAITHSTCLNVFEQFKPEIPKEYRGKGCLFLANIDPELQMSVLDQMENPKLVACDTMNFWIRGKRDALVALLKKVQIVVLNEAEARQLTEQPNLVKAAKIIMAWGPSNVVIKKGEHGALLFGKEGIFSAPGFPMEDIADPTGAGDTFAGGFMGHLAREKKADWQTLRQATIYGSVMASFNVEDFSLDRMRTLTDKEIAYRYRQFVTLACFE comes from the coding sequence ATGAGCATCCTCGTGGTCGGTTCGGTGGCGCTGGACACCGTGGAGACGCCGTTCGGCAGGAGGGAGCGGGCGCTGGGCGGCTCCGCCACCTTCTTCTCCGTCTCGGCGAGTTTCTTCGCCCCGGTGAACCTCGTGGCCGTGGTGGGGAAGGACTTCCCGAAGGAGCACGTCGAGTTCCTCAAGTCACGCAAGATCAACACGCGCGGCCTGAAGGTCCTCGACGGAGAGACGTTCCACTGGATCGGGTCGTACAAGTACGACATGAACGAGGCGATCACCCACTCGACCTGCCTGAACGTCTTCGAGCAGTTCAAGCCCGAGATCCCGAAGGAGTACCGCGGCAAAGGGTGCCTGTTCCTCGCGAACATCGACCCGGAGCTCCAGATGTCGGTGCTCGACCAGATGGAGAACCCGAAGCTCGTCGCCTGCGACACGATGAACTTCTGGATCCGGGGGAAGCGGGACGCGCTCGTCGCGCTCCTCAAAAAGGTCCAGATCGTGGTGCTGAACGAGGCGGAGGCGCGCCAGCTCACGGAGCAGCCCAACCTCGTGAAGGCGGCCAAGATCATAATGGCGTGGGGCCCGTCGAACGTGGTGATCAAGAAGGGGGAACACGGCGCGCTCCTCTTCGGCAAAGAGGGGATCTTCTCGGCGCCCGGTTTCCCGATGGAGGATATCGCGGACCCGACGGGGGCGGGAGACACCTTCGCGGGCGGGTTCATGGGGCACCTGGCGCGCGAGAAGAAGGCGGACTGGCAGACGCTCAGGCAGGCCACGATCTACGGCAGCGTGATGGCGTCGTTCAACGTCGAGGATTTCAGTCTCGACCGGATGCGGACGCTCACCGACAAGGAGATCGCCTACCGGTATCGCCAGTTCGTCACGCTGGCCTGCTTCGAGTAG
- the gatC gene encoding Asp-tRNA(Asn)/Glu-tRNA(Gln) amidotransferase subunit GatC → MPISRKDVEYVARLARLRLSEEEKERLTVQLGEIVGYVEKLNELDTADVEPTAHVLPLRNITRPDEVRPCLDRDEALRLAPKAGEGFFRVPQIIE, encoded by the coding sequence ATGCCGATCAGCCGGAAGGACGTGGAGTACGTCGCGCGCCTCGCGCGCCTCCGCCTCTCCGAGGAGGAGAAGGAACGCCTCACCGTGCAACTCGGGGAGATCGTCGGCTACGTCGAGAAGCTGAACGAGCTCGACACGGCGGACGTGGAGCCGACCGCGCACGTCCTCCCGCTGCGGAACATAACCCGCCCGGACGAGGTGCGCCCCTGCCTGGACCGCGACGAGGCGCTGCGGCTCGCCCCGAAGGCGGGCGAGGGGTTCTTCAGGGTCCCGCAGATCATCGAATGA
- the gatB gene encoding Asp-tRNA(Asn)/Glu-tRNA(Gln) amidotransferase subunit GatB: protein MPDYEAVIGLEVHVQLKTRSKVFCGCPVAFGLPPNQAVCPVCLGLPGSLPVLNEEALRCAVLTGMMLGCRVAPFSKFDRKNYFYPDLPKNYQISQYDLPLCSGGFLEIEAPGGRRRVGITRVHLEEDAGKLIHSETPGGDSSVDYNRAGVPLLEIVSEPELASPEEACAYLKALKLSLQYLGVSDCDMEKGSLRCDANVSIRPRGASALGVKVEVKNMNSFRAVGKALAHEIERQTRLVDAGGQVAQETRLWEADREETRPMRSKEEAHDYRYFPDPDLPPVVPGEAWLRSLAAALPEAPLARRDRFVASYRLSAYDADLLTSERGLADYFEATVAAGAAPKAAANFMMGEMLRALKEEGIEASACRARPEGLAELLTLVASGSISAATGKKVFAEMRRTGEGAKRIVAAANLAQISDERELARIVDETIAANPNSARDYRAGKTQALGFLMGQAMKATKGKGNPQRMRALLKERLG from the coding sequence ATGCCTGACTACGAGGCGGTCATAGGGCTCGAGGTGCACGTGCAGCTGAAGACCCGGTCCAAGGTCTTCTGCGGCTGCCCGGTCGCCTTCGGCCTGCCGCCCAACCAGGCGGTCTGCCCCGTCTGCCTCGGCCTGCCCGGCTCGCTCCCGGTGCTGAACGAGGAGGCGCTCCGGTGCGCGGTGTTGACGGGGATGATGCTGGGCTGCCGCGTCGCCCCGTTCAGCAAGTTCGACCGGAAGAACTACTTCTACCCCGACCTCCCCAAGAACTACCAGATCTCCCAGTACGACCTCCCGCTCTGTTCCGGCGGCTTTCTCGAGATCGAGGCGCCCGGGGGCCGGCGGCGCGTCGGCATCACCCGCGTCCACCTCGAGGAGGACGCGGGGAAGCTCATCCACTCCGAAACGCCCGGCGGGGACTCGTCCGTGGACTACAACCGGGCCGGCGTCCCGCTCCTCGAGATCGTCAGCGAGCCGGAGCTCGCCTCGCCCGAGGAGGCGTGCGCGTACCTGAAGGCCCTGAAGCTCTCGCTTCAGTACCTCGGCGTCTCGGACTGCGACATGGAGAAGGGGAGCCTCCGGTGCGATGCGAATGTCTCGATCCGCCCCCGCGGCGCCTCCGCGCTCGGCGTGAAGGTCGAGGTGAAGAATATGAACTCGTTCCGGGCGGTCGGGAAGGCGCTGGCGCACGAGATCGAGCGGCAGACGCGCCTCGTCGATGCGGGCGGACAGGTCGCGCAGGAGACGCGCCTCTGGGAGGCCGACCGCGAGGAGACGCGCCCGATGCGGAGCAAGGAGGAGGCCCACGACTACCGTTACTTCCCCGATCCGGATCTCCCCCCGGTCGTCCCCGGCGAGGCGTGGCTGCGCTCCCTCGCCGCGGCGCTGCCCGAGGCCCCCCTCGCGCGGCGCGACCGGTTCGTCGCCTCGTACCGCCTCTCCGCCTACGACGCGGATCTGCTCACCTCGGAGCGCGGCCTCGCGGACTACTTCGAGGCGACGGTGGCGGCCGGGGCGGCTCCGAAGGCGGCGGCGAACTTCATGATGGGGGAGATGCTGCGGGCGCTCAAGGAGGAGGGGATCGAGGCCTCCGCGTGCCGCGCGCGCCCGGAGGGCCTTGCCGAGCTGCTCACGCTCGTCGCATCGGGGAGCATCAGCGCCGCGACCGGCAAGAAGGTCTTCGCCGAGATGCGCAGGACCGGCGAGGGGGCGAAAAGAATCGTCGCCGCCGCCAACCTCGCCCAGATCAGCGACGAGCGGGAACTCGCCCGCATCGTCGACGAGACGATCGCCGCCAACCCGAACTCCGCCCGGGATTACCGGGCCGGCAAAACACAGGCGCTCGGCTTCCTGATGGGGCAGGCGATGAAGGCGACGAAGGGGAAGGGAAACCCGCAGCGAATGCGCGCCTTGCTGAAGGAGAGACTGGGGTAG